In Nocardia sp. NBC_00403, one DNA window encodes the following:
- the rho gene encoding transcription termination factor Rho codes for MSEQTDVARSGLTGMLLPQLRALAGELGIRGTSGMRKGDLIAAIKENQAGKSAKAEKSARGEVKSDADTAKAVPVQATLDVTPAAPAAANEASAPSNQAPAAAQSNEAPAATSKSAPSKSARSEQTQADSAQAEAAPTETTEDSGREPGQRGRGRQRRGRDQARSGGETASAESRGDEPKQDQEQGERRRERSQSGERSQSGERSQSGERSQSGERGQSERTNQNGSGNRDRGGESRGGDSNRGGDEDEGGRGRRGRRFRERRRGRDREGGPSTGEARELEIREDDVLQPVAGILDVLDNYAFVRTSGYLAGPNDVYVSMNLVRKNGLRRGDAITGAVRAPRDGEQSNQRQKFDPLVRLDTVNGGDVDAAKRRPEFSKLTPLYPNQRLRLETTQNKLTTRVIDLIMPIGKGQRALIVSPPKAGKTTIMQDIANAIAINNPEVYLMVVLVDERPEEVTDMQRSVKGEVIASTFDRPPSDHTSVAELAIERAKRLVEMGKDVVVLLDSITRLGRAYNNSSPASGRILSGGVDSTALYPPKRFLGAARNIENGGSLTIIATAMVETGSTGDTVIFEEFKGTGNAELKLDRKIAERRVFPAVDVNPSGTRKDELLLSPDEAAVLHKLRRVLTGLDSHQAIDLLIDRLKKSKNNLEFLMQVSKTAPGALDE; via the coding sequence ATGAGCGAACAAACCGACGTCGCACGATCGGGGCTGACTGGAATGTTGTTGCCGCAGTTGCGCGCGCTCGCGGGGGAGCTCGGTATCCGAGGCACCTCCGGAATGCGCAAAGGCGATTTGATCGCCGCTATCAAGGAAAACCAGGCCGGAAAGTCGGCGAAGGCAGAAAAGTCCGCGCGTGGCGAGGTGAAGTCCGATGCGGACACCGCCAAGGCGGTGCCGGTGCAGGCAACCCTGGATGTGACGCCCGCGGCTCCTGCCGCGGCGAACGAGGCTTCCGCTCCGTCGAATCAGGCTCCCGCCGCGGCTCAGTCGAATGAGGCTCCCGCGGCCACGTCGAAGTCCGCTCCCTCGAAGTCTGCTCGATCCGAGCAAACGCAGGCCGACTCGGCGCAGGCCGAGGCCGCGCCGACCGAGACCACCGAGGATTCCGGCCGCGAGCCGGGTCAGCGTGGTCGTGGCAGGCAGCGTCGCGGACGTGACCAGGCCCGCTCCGGCGGCGAGACCGCGTCGGCGGAATCGCGGGGTGACGAGCCGAAGCAGGATCAGGAGCAAGGCGAACGCCGCCGCGAGCGGAGTCAGTCCGGCGAGCGGAGTCAGTCCGGCGAGCGGAGTCAGTCCGGCGAGCGGAGTCAGTCCGGCGAACGCGGCCAGTCCGAGCGCACCAACCAGAACGGGAGCGGCAATCGGGACCGTGGCGGCGAAAGCCGCGGCGGCGACAGCAACCGTGGCGGTGACGAGGACGAGGGCGGTCGCGGACGGCGTGGACGTCGCTTCCGTGAGCGTCGTCGTGGTCGTGACCGTGAAGGCGGCCCGAGCACGGGCGAGGCCCGTGAGCTGGAGATCCGCGAAGATGACGTGTTGCAGCCGGTCGCGGGCATCCTCGACGTGCTCGACAACTACGCGTTCGTTCGGACCTCGGGCTATTTGGCCGGACCGAACGACGTGTACGTCTCGATGAACCTGGTTCGCAAGAACGGCCTGCGCCGCGGTGACGCGATCACCGGTGCGGTGCGCGCCCCGCGTGACGGTGAGCAGAGCAACCAGCGGCAGAAGTTCGATCCGCTGGTGCGGTTGGACACCGTCAACGGCGGTGACGTCGATGCGGCCAAGCGTCGTCCCGAGTTCAGCAAGCTGACCCCGCTCTACCCGAATCAGCGACTGCGTCTGGAAACCACGCAGAACAAGCTGACCACGCGTGTGATCGACCTGATCATGCCGATCGGTAAGGGTCAGCGTGCGCTGATCGTCTCCCCGCCCAAGGCGGGTAAGACCACGATCATGCAGGACATCGCGAACGCGATCGCCATCAACAACCCCGAGGTCTACCTCATGGTTGTGCTGGTCGACGAGCGTCCGGAAGAGGTCACCGACATGCAGCGTTCGGTGAAGGGTGAGGTCATCGCCTCCACCTTCGACCGGCCGCCGTCAGACCACACCTCGGTCGCCGAGCTGGCCATCGAGCGGGCCAAGCGCCTGGTCGAAATGGGCAAAGACGTTGTGGTGCTGCTCGACTCGATCACCCGATTGGGCCGTGCGTACAACAACTCCTCGCCCGCCTCCGGCCGCATCCTCTCCGGTGGTGTCGATTCCACCGCGCTGTACCCGCCCAAGCGGTTCCTCGGCGCGGCGCGCAACATCGAGAACGGCGGCTCGCTGACGATCATCGCCACCGCGATGGTGGAGACCGGTTCGACCGGTGACACGGTGATCTTCGAGGAGTTCAAGGGCACCGGCAACGCGGAGCTCAAGCTGGACCGCAAGATCGCGGAACGGCGTGTGTTCCCGGCGGTGGACGTCAATCCGTCCGGTACCCGTAAGGACGAGCTACTGCTCAGCCCAGACGAGGCCGCGGTGCTGCACAAGCTGCGCCGCGTACTGACCGGCCTGGACTCGCATCAGGCGATCGATCTGCTGATCGACCGACTGAAGAAGAGCAAGAACAACCTCGAGTTCCTGATGCAGGTGAGCAAGACCGCGCCAGGCGCACTCGACGAATGA
- the rpmE gene encoding 50S ribosomal protein L31: MKAGIHPTYVDTTVVCGCGNTFQTRSTKESGHITVEVCSQCHPFYTGKQKILDTGGRVARFEARYGKRAGKKAEAEADAK, from the coding sequence ATGAAGGCAGGAATCCACCCGACGTATGTCGACACCACGGTCGTCTGTGGTTGCGGCAACACCTTCCAGACTCGCAGCACCAAGGAGTCGGGACACATCACCGTCGAGGTCTGCTCGCAGTGCCATCCGTTCTACACCGGCAAGCAGAAGATCCTCGACACCGGCGGCCGTGTGGCCCGCTTCGAGGCCCGCTACGGCAAGCGTGCCGGCAAGAAGGCCGAAGCCGAAGCCGACGCCAAGTAG
- the prfA gene encoding peptide chain release factor 1, giving the protein MQLSDPALHNDPGAARRVGKRFAELAPIMATYNKLQTARDDLAAAKELAADDAAFAAEVPDLERQVVELEQTLADLLAPRDPHDGDDVVLEVKSGEGGEESALFAADLARMYIRYAERHGWKVEVLDVTISDLGGYKDATLSIKSKDAARDGVWSRFKFEGGVHRVQRVPVTESQGRIHTSAAGVLIYPEPDEVEEVQIDETDLRIDVYRSSGKGGQGVNTTDSAVRITHLPSGIVVTCQNERSQLQNKARAMQVLAARLQALAEEQADQEAAAGRASQIRTVDRSERIRTYNFPENRIADHRIGFKAHNLDAVLDGDMDALLDALGKADREARMAAE; this is encoded by the coding sequence ATGCAGCTGTCCGATCCGGCGCTGCACAACGATCCGGGCGCTGCGCGCCGGGTCGGCAAGCGGTTCGCCGAGTTGGCCCCCATCATGGCCACCTACAACAAACTGCAGACTGCCCGCGACGATCTCGCCGCCGCCAAGGAACTCGCGGCCGACGATGCGGCTTTCGCGGCCGAGGTGCCCGATCTGGAACGCCAGGTCGTCGAGTTGGAGCAGACGCTGGCGGATCTGCTCGCTCCGCGCGACCCGCACGACGGCGACGATGTGGTGCTCGAGGTCAAGTCCGGCGAAGGCGGCGAGGAATCCGCGCTGTTCGCTGCGGACCTGGCCCGCATGTACATCCGCTACGCCGAGCGGCACGGGTGGAAGGTCGAGGTTCTCGACGTCACCATCTCCGACCTCGGCGGCTACAAAGACGCCACGCTATCGATCAAGAGCAAGGACGCCGCACGCGACGGTGTCTGGTCGCGATTCAAATTCGAGGGCGGTGTGCACCGGGTGCAGCGCGTCCCGGTGACCGAATCGCAGGGCCGCATCCACACCTCGGCCGCGGGCGTGCTCATCTATCCGGAGCCCGACGAGGTGGAAGAGGTGCAGATCGACGAAACCGATCTGCGCATCGACGTCTACCGCTCCTCCGGCAAGGGCGGTCAGGGCGTCAACACCACCGACTCGGCTGTTCGCATCACCCACCTGCCCTCGGGCATCGTGGTGACCTGCCAGAACGAGCGTTCCCAGCTGCAGAACAAGGCACGTGCTATGCAGGTGCTCGCCGCACGGCTGCAGGCGCTCGCCGAGGAGCAGGCCGACCAGGAAGCCGCGGCGGGCCGAGCCAGCCAGATCCGCACGGTCGACCGGTCCGAACGCATCCGCACCTACAACTTCCCGGAGAATCGGATCGCCGACCACCGCATCGGATTCAAGGCCCACAACCTGGATGCTGTGCTCGATGGCGATATGGACGCATTGCTCGATGCGCTGGGCAAGGCGGATCGCGAGGCCCGAATGGCCGCCGAATAG
- the prmC gene encoding peptide chain release factor N(5)-glutamine methyltransferase, whose amino-acid sequence MSREPLRPVINEAVETLRAAGVHSPQADAEHLAAHVLGVERTRLALTPLVEPEKLAQYRALVAKRAERIPLQHLTGTAAMGEIDLAVGPGVFVPRPETELLFAWALGQLEKLPHDHTPIVVDLCTGSGALALAIAHARPDADVHAIEIDPSALQWARRNADLRIADGDTPITLYADDVTDPNLLSELNGRVDLVVSNPPYIPDAAELDPEVVDHDPHLALFGGPDGLEVIRAMIPTITRLLRPGGTTAIEHDDTNGSELAALLGKQGEFTDIVEHPDLAGKPRFVAANHT is encoded by the coding sequence ATGAGTCGTGAGCCGTTGCGTCCAGTCATCAATGAAGCCGTAGAGACCCTGCGGGCGGCCGGGGTACACAGTCCGCAGGCAGACGCCGAACATCTCGCGGCGCACGTGCTCGGCGTCGAGCGAACACGACTGGCGCTGACGCCTCTGGTCGAGCCCGAGAAGCTGGCGCAGTACCGCGCGCTGGTCGCCAAGCGTGCGGAACGAATCCCGTTGCAGCACTTGACCGGTACGGCCGCGATGGGTGAGATCGACCTGGCGGTCGGGCCCGGCGTTTTCGTGCCGCGACCGGAGACCGAGCTGCTGTTCGCCTGGGCATTGGGCCAGCTGGAGAAGCTGCCGCACGATCACACGCCCATCGTGGTCGACCTGTGCACCGGTTCCGGCGCGCTCGCCCTGGCCATCGCGCACGCCCGCCCCGATGCCGACGTGCACGCCATCGAGATCGATCCGTCCGCGCTGCAATGGGCCCGCCGCAATGCCGACCTCCGTATTGCCGACGGCGACACCCCCATCACCCTGTACGCCGACGACGTCACCGACCCGAACCTGCTGTCCGAGCTGAACGGCCGCGTCGACCTCGTGGTGTCCAACCCGCCCTACATTCCGGATGCCGCCGAACTCGACCCCGAGGTCGTCGACCACGACCCGCATCTGGCCCTGTTCGGCGGCCCCGACGGCCTGGAGGTCATCCGCGCGATGATCCCCACCATCACCCGCCTGCTGCGCCCCGGCGGCACCACGGCCATCGAACACGACGACACCAACGGCTCGGAACTGGCGGCCCTACTCGGCAAACAGGGCGAATTCACCGACATCGTCGAACACCCCGACCTGGCCGGAAAACCGCGCTTCGTCGCCGCCAACCACACATGA
- a CDS encoding L-threonylcarbamoyladenylate synthase — protein sequence MSTVYDCADPDSRAAGLTAATSALKSGRLVVLPTDTLYGLAVDAFDSSAVGSLLAAKRRGRDMPVPVLVGSWHTIDGLVFSVRPQARELIRAFWPGGLSLVVQQAPSLAWDLGDTRGTVMLRMPLHPVALELLREVGPLAVSSANVSGQPPAKTAAEARDQLGDLVGVYLDGGPSEHAVASTIVDLTADQPRVLREGAVAVADIAEVLGMSPEALTGAVSR from the coding sequence GTGAGTACCGTCTACGACTGCGCGGATCCCGACTCCCGTGCCGCCGGACTGACCGCAGCCACGAGCGCCTTGAAATCCGGGCGGTTGGTCGTGCTGCCCACCGACACGCTCTATGGCCTCGCCGTCGACGCGTTCGATTCTTCGGCGGTCGGTTCGCTGCTTGCGGCCAAGCGACGCGGCAGGGACATGCCGGTGCCGGTGCTGGTCGGATCGTGGCACACCATCGACGGCTTGGTCTTCTCGGTGCGCCCACAGGCCCGCGAACTGATTCGTGCGTTCTGGCCCGGCGGACTGAGTCTGGTTGTGCAGCAAGCCCCTTCACTTGCGTGGGATCTCGGCGACACCCGAGGAACGGTGATGCTGCGGATGCCGCTGCATCCGGTCGCGCTCGAACTGCTGCGTGAGGTCGGCCCGCTGGCGGTGTCCAGTGCCAATGTTTCGGGACAGCCGCCTGCCAAGACCGCCGCCGAGGCTCGCGATCAGCTCGGCGACCTGGTCGGGGTCTACCTCGACGGCGGACCGTCCGAGCATGCCGTCGCCTCCACCATCGTCGATCTCACCGCCGACCAGCCGCGCGTTCTGCGCGAGGGCGCGGTGGCGGTCGCCGATATTGCCGAGGTGCTCGGGATGTCGCCGGAAGCCCTGACCGGCGCTGTGTCGCGGTAA
- a CDS encoding MraY family glycosyltransferase, translating into MTGQGAVVPLRELLLVLLVASTATFLATGGVRLMAIAFGAVAVPRERDVHVKPIPRMGGVGIYVGVVAAILFAQQLPALRRGFEWQHDISAVLVAGTLIVLVGIVDDRWGLDALTKFAGQVTAAGVMAVMGLSWVIVYDPFNNETVVLDRLLGGLITVGITVVMINAMNFVDGLDGLAAGLGLIAALAVFVFTIGLLNEQGGAADTYRPALLAAALAGACLGFLPHNFQPARIFMGDSGSMLIGLMLAAVSTGASGRIPLNGFGPRDVVGLLSPLLLVGAVMFIPVLDLVLAIVRRVRAGVSFSTPDKMHLHHRLLQIGHSHRRVVLLIYLWVGVLAFGAVGTALMDRRLVVLLMAGGLVFALVVTAIPGLRRGDAAGDRTPPG; encoded by the coding sequence GTGACCGGTCAGGGAGCTGTGGTCCCCCTGCGTGAGCTACTGCTTGTGCTGCTGGTTGCCTCGACCGCGACGTTCCTGGCGACCGGAGGGGTTCGGTTGATGGCGATTGCCTTCGGTGCAGTCGCGGTGCCGCGTGAGCGGGACGTCCACGTCAAGCCGATCCCCCGCATGGGTGGGGTCGGCATCTATGTCGGGGTCGTCGCCGCGATCCTCTTCGCTCAGCAGTTGCCCGCGCTGCGTCGTGGGTTCGAGTGGCAGCATGATATTTCAGCAGTTCTGGTGGCAGGGACACTCATCGTGTTGGTCGGCATTGTCGACGATCGCTGGGGTTTGGACGCGCTGACAAAGTTTGCCGGGCAGGTGACTGCTGCGGGAGTGATGGCCGTTATGGGTTTGAGCTGGGTTATCGTCTACGACCCGTTCAACAACGAGACGGTGGTTCTCGATAGATTGCTGGGCGGATTGATTACTGTCGGCATCACCGTCGTGATGATCAATGCAATGAATTTTGTCGATGGTCTGGACGGCCTGGCGGCGGGCCTCGGCTTGATCGCGGCCTTGGCTGTGTTCGTCTTTACTATCGGATTGCTGAACGAGCAGGGTGGAGCAGCTGACACCTATCGGCCGGCTCTGCTCGCTGCGGCGCTGGCCGGTGCGTGCTTGGGTTTTCTTCCGCATAATTTTCAGCCTGCGCGAATCTTCATGGGCGACTCCGGCTCGATGCTGATCGGGTTGATGCTCGCCGCAGTGTCCACCGGAGCGTCCGGGCGGATACCGCTGAACGGCTTCGGGCCTCGTGATGTAGTCGGCTTGCTGTCACCTCTGTTGCTGGTCGGCGCAGTGATGTTCATTCCGGTGCTGGATCTCGTGCTGGCGATTGTGCGTCGTGTCCGTGCCGGGGTCAGTTTCTCGACTCCGGACAAAATGCACTTGCATCACCGATTGCTGCAGATCGGACATTCGCACCGGCGCGTGGTTTTGCTTATCTATTTGTGGGTCGGTGTGCTCGCCTTCGGCGCGGTCGGCACCGCGCTGATGGACCGGCGGCTGGTGGTGCTGCTGATGGCGGGCGGACTGGTTTTCGCCCTCGTTGTCACCGCGATCCCTGGTCTGCGCCGCGGGGATGCCGCGGGTGACCGGACGCCGCCCGGGTAA
- the atpB gene encoding F0F1 ATP synthase subunit A, which produces MSDRTVGTTEPTARTRERTLSVTTLAGEFHAPSLSDFFPPAVLFEGTPFELDRLMLIRLIMTAVVVIVMVLAFRSPRIVPRGLQNVAETGLVFVKEQICDEVLGKESGRKFFPLIATIFFTVLFLNFSGIIPGLNISSNARVGMPLVLALLAYITFNYVGIKKYGFLKYMRSSIVVPNVPLALHGLLIPIEFISTFVLRPFTLTVRLMANMLAGHIMLVLFFSATWFFLFDATPWMKVFSPFSLIAGLGFTLFEILVIFLQAYVFALLTAVYIGLAQHADSH; this is translated from the coding sequence ATGTCCGATCGAACCGTGGGTACGACCGAACCCACGGCCCGAACACGGGAGAGAACGCTGAGCGTCACCACTTTGGCGGGCGAGTTCCACGCGCCATCGCTGTCCGACTTCTTCCCTCCAGCTGTGCTGTTCGAGGGTACGCCGTTCGAACTCGACCGACTGATGCTGATTCGTCTGATCATGACGGCAGTTGTTGTCATTGTGATGGTGTTGGCATTCCGGAGTCCCCGCATCGTCCCGCGCGGCCTGCAGAACGTTGCCGAAACCGGATTGGTCTTCGTCAAGGAACAGATTTGCGATGAGGTTCTCGGTAAGGAATCCGGCCGCAAGTTCTTCCCGCTGATCGCGACGATCTTCTTCACGGTCCTCTTTCTGAACTTCTCCGGCATCATTCCAGGGTTGAACATCTCGTCGAACGCCCGAGTCGGCATGCCGCTGGTACTTGCCCTGCTTGCGTACATCACGTTCAACTACGTGGGTATCAAGAAGTACGGATTCCTCAAGTACATGCGCAGCAGCATCGTGGTCCCGAATGTTCCGCTCGCATTGCACGGGTTGCTGATTCCGATCGAGTTCATCTCGACGTTCGTGCTCCGCCCGTTCACGCTGACCGTCCGACTCATGGCGAACATGCTCGCAGGGCACATCATGCTGGTGCTGTTCTTCAGCGCAACCTGGTTCTTCCTGTTCGACGCCACCCCGTGGATGAAGGTGTTCTCGCCGTTCTCGCTGATCGCGGGACTCGGGTTCACTCTCTTCGAGATCCTGGTCATCTTCCTGCAGGCCTATGTGTTCGCCCTGCTGACCGCGGTCTACATCGGACTCGCGCAACACGCTGACTCGCACTGA
- a CDS encoding ATP synthase F0 subunit C: MSLAYLAQEAATTSEKFKGFGAIGYGLAAIGPGIGVGIVVGKAIEGIARQPELQGTIRTNMFLGIAFTEALALIGLVAGFIF; encoded by the coding sequence ATGAGCCTCGCGTACCTGGCCCAGGAAGCTGCAACCACCTCCGAGAAGTTCAAGGGCTTCGGCGCCATCGGCTACGGTCTGGCCGCCATCGGCCCGGGCATCGGCGTGGGCATCGTCGTCGGTAAGGCGATCGAGGGCATCGCCCGTCAGCCCGAGCTGCAGGGCACGATCCGCACCAACATGTTCCTCGGTATCGCGTTCACCGAGGCGCTCGCGCTGATCGGCCTCGTCGCCGGCTTCATTTTCTGA
- a CDS encoding F0F1 ATP synthase subunit B yields the protein MTTLSVLAAETGEDINPLIPETYDIVWSVVCIAIIGFVFYKYVIPRLMKVLDERADKIEGGIQRAEAAQEEAQLTLQQYQQQLAEARLEAARIREDARTQGQQILAQMRTEAQAESDRIVAAGHSQLEAQRQQILTELRAEVGQTAVDLAEKIIGQSVSDEAKQAASIERFLSELDQSNAGIGVGR from the coding sequence ATGACCACGCTTTCTGTGCTCGCCGCGGAGACAGGGGAAGATATCAACCCCCTTATCCCCGAGACATACGACATCGTGTGGTCGGTGGTCTGCATTGCGATCATCGGCTTCGTTTTCTACAAGTACGTAATTCCGCGCCTCATGAAGGTGCTGGACGAGCGTGCCGACAAGATCGAGGGTGGCATCCAGCGGGCCGAGGCCGCGCAGGAAGAGGCCCAGCTGACCCTGCAGCAGTATCAGCAGCAGCTGGCCGAGGCCAGGCTCGAGGCCGCGCGCATCCGTGAGGACGCACGCACACAAGGCCAGCAGATCCTCGCGCAGATGCGCACGGAAGCTCAGGCCGAAAGCGACCGCATCGTCGCGGCAGGCCACAGCCAGCTGGAAGCCCAGCGGCAGCAGATCCTCACCGAACTGCGTGCCGAGGTCGGACAGACGGCCGTCGATCTGGCGGAAAAGATTATCGGACAGTCGGTTTCGGACGAGGCCAAGCAAGCGGCTTCGATCGAGAGGTTCCTGTCCGAGCTCGACCAGTCGAATGCCGGCATCGGGGTCGGAAGGTAG
- a CDS encoding F0F1 ATP synthase subunit delta, giving the protein MYAASREASSRSREALRAALTGSDSVAATTGSELFAVVAVLDDQRSLRVALADVSVPGAVRAELSERVFSGKVSAATLAVLTTAVAQNWSRTADLVDTLVLLGQEALLESAADSGRIDAVEDELFRLGRIISDNPELEQALSDHGKPASAKRELTSRLLTGKTDTITQTLADQVVTRSKTGIGEAFDELSDLAAARREQIVAHVRAAIALTDQQRGHLAASLQRIYGKPVTVHVQVDPSLLTGVVVHIGDDVIDGSATGRLERLRRALA; this is encoded by the coding sequence ATGTACGCAGCGAGCCGCGAGGCAAGCTCCCGGTCCCGGGAGGCGCTTCGGGCCGCTCTGACCGGAAGCGACAGTGTTGCGGCCACGACGGGGTCGGAACTGTTCGCCGTTGTCGCCGTGCTGGATGACCAGCGTTCGCTGCGTGTTGCGCTCGCGGACGTTTCGGTGCCCGGCGCGGTTCGCGCCGAGCTGAGCGAGCGGGTCTTCAGCGGCAAGGTCAGCGCTGCCACGCTGGCGGTGCTGACCACCGCAGTGGCCCAGAACTGGTCGCGCACTGCCGATTTGGTCGACACTCTGGTGTTGCTCGGGCAGGAAGCGCTGCTGGAGTCGGCTGCCGACAGCGGGCGGATCGACGCGGTCGAGGACGAACTGTTCCGACTCGGCCGGATCATCAGCGACAACCCCGAGTTGGAGCAGGCACTGTCGGACCACGGGAAGCCGGCATCGGCCAAACGTGAGCTGACCAGCCGTCTGCTCACGGGCAAAACCGACACCATCACCCAGACCCTGGCGGACCAGGTGGTCACCCGGTCGAAGACGGGCATCGGCGAAGCATTCGACGAGCTGTCCGATCTCGCGGCCGCGCGGCGCGAGCAGATCGTCGCGCATGTTCGCGCGGCGATCGCGCTGACCGACCAGCAGCGCGGCCACCTCGCGGCGTCGTTGCAGCGCATCTACGGCAAGCCGGTCACTGTGCACGTCCAGGTCGATCCGAGTCTGCTGACCGGCGTCGTCGTGCACATCGGCGACGACGTGATCGACGGCAGCGCCACCGGCCGACTGGAACGGCTGCGTCGGGCCCTGGCTTGA
- the atpA gene encoding F0F1 ATP synthase subunit alpha: MAELTISTDEIRSAIESYTQSYTPETSIEEVGVVTDTGDGIAHVSGLPSAMANELLEFPGGVLGVALNLEDRAIGAVILGEYATLEEGQEVRRTGDVLSVPVGDKFLGRVVNPLGQPIDGLGEIEAEEQRVLELQAASVLQRQPVEEPMATGITAIDALTAIGRGQRQLIIGDRKTGKTAVCIDAILNQKANWESGDPTKQMRCIYVAIGQKGSTIAGVKTALEAHGAMEYTTIVAAPASDSAGFKWLAPYTGSALGQHWMYQGKHVLIVFDDLSKQAEAYRSISLLLRRPPGREAYPGDVFYLHSRLLERCAKLSDAMGAGSMTGLPIIETKANDISAFIPTNVISITDGQVFLESDLFNKGVRPAINVGTSVSRVGGAAQTKGMKKVAGSLRLEMAQYRELEAFSAFASDLDAASLAQLERGARWVELLKQDQYSPVPVEDQIVSIFLVDAGYYESVPVADIRRFNAELIEELHRTAPEAFESIAGGKVLQGDAADAIKVATDKFKQGFLASDGSRVVNEDGAGELESEEVESLTVTRKHVEK, encoded by the coding sequence ATGGCGGAGCTGACGATCTCCACCGATGAGATCCGTAGCGCGATCGAGAGCTACACCCAGAGCTACACCCCGGAAACCTCCATCGAAGAAGTCGGTGTTGTCACCGACACCGGTGACGGTATCGCCCACGTGAGCGGTCTGCCTTCGGCGATGGCCAACGAACTGCTCGAGTTCCCCGGTGGTGTGCTCGGCGTGGCGCTGAACCTCGAGGACCGCGCCATCGGTGCGGTTATCCTCGGCGAGTACGCCACCCTCGAAGAGGGCCAGGAAGTCCGCCGTACCGGCGACGTGCTCTCGGTTCCGGTGGGCGACAAGTTCCTCGGCCGCGTGGTCAACCCGCTCGGTCAGCCGATCGACGGCCTCGGCGAGATCGAAGCCGAAGAGCAGCGCGTGCTCGAGCTGCAGGCCGCGTCGGTGCTGCAGCGCCAGCCGGTCGAGGAGCCGATGGCCACCGGTATCACTGCCATCGACGCACTCACCGCGATCGGCCGTGGCCAGCGTCAGCTGATCATCGGCGACCGCAAGACCGGCAAGACCGCGGTCTGCATCGACGCGATCCTGAATCAGAAGGCCAACTGGGAGTCGGGCGATCCGACCAAGCAGATGCGCTGCATCTACGTCGCGATCGGCCAGAAGGGCTCCACCATCGCGGGCGTCAAGACCGCGCTGGAGGCGCACGGTGCGATGGAGTACACCACCATCGTCGCGGCCCCCGCTTCGGACTCCGCCGGCTTCAAATGGCTTGCGCCCTACACCGGTTCGGCTCTCGGCCAGCACTGGATGTACCAGGGCAAGCACGTCCTGATCGTGTTCGACGACCTGAGCAAGCAGGCCGAGGCCTACCGCTCGATCTCGCTGCTGCTGCGCCGCCCGCCGGGCCGCGAGGCGTACCCGGGTGACGTCTTCTACCTGCACTCCCGTCTGCTGGAGCGTTGCGCGAAGCTGTCGGACGCGATGGGCGCGGGCTCGATGACCGGTCTGCCGATCATCGAGACCAAGGCCAACGACATCTCGGCCTTCATCCCGACCAACGTCATCTCCATCACCGACGGCCAGGTCTTCCTCGAGTCCGACCTGTTCAACAAGGGTGTCCGTCCGGCGATCAACGTCGGTACCTCGGTCTCCCGCGTCGGTGGCGCCGCCCAGACCAAGGGCATGAAGAAGGTCGCCGGTTCGCTGCGTCTGGAAATGGCGCAGTACCGTGAGCTGGAGGCGTTCTCCGCCTTCGCTTCCGACCTGGACGCGGCCTCCCTCGCCCAGCTCGAGCGTGGCGCCCGCTGGGTGGAACTGCTCAAGCAGGACCAGTACTCGCCGGTCCCCGTCGAAGACCAGATCGTTTCGATCTTCCTGGTCGACGCCGGTTACTACGAGTCGGTCCCGGTTGCCGACATCCGCCGGTTCAACGCCGAGCTGATCGAGGAGCTGCACCGCACCGCCCCCGAGGCGTTCGAGTCGATCGCCGGCGGCAAGGTGCTGCAGGGCGACGCGGCCGACGCGATCAAGGTGGCCACCGACAAGTTCAAGCAGGGCTTCCTTGCCTCCGACGGCAGTCGTGTGGTGAACGAGGACGGAGCGGGCGAGCTCGAGTCCGAAGAGGTCGAGTCGCTGACCGTGACCCGCAAGCACGTCGAGAAGTAG